One segment of Neobacillus endophyticus DNA contains the following:
- a CDS encoding aminotransferase-like domain-containing protein, translating to MNGDYLFKQVYDYALHRIELNEWKENEKLPSIRNLAAEMKVHRLTVLKAYQLLKQENRVYVKDKSGYYVQARKINNLESLENPIVAAYVQKNHLSEIHQVPVSYQFSQALIDPNLLPNRFISDYVKKVFDLYPKVLSTYSTVQGDHELRQSLSDYFNQHYKTITHPDQLLITAGSQQAIHLIAQAFVKSRDTILLERPSYSSAIDIFRAQGANIVTVDIHPYGYDLEQIEFIMKKHKPRLFYLNPTFHNPTGYTVPAAQRKQLVQLAEHYRCLLIEDDAYYDIFFEQEPPPPMYTYDTSGMVIYIKSFCKYVSPGLRTAVMMNGQSSVMKSLLAVKSLADNGSPLLNQKIFLHYFSSPRLLQHVEKLRIALQIRKEIMEEELSVTDWQWTSPNGGLNLWVQLPGRLSTEDLLVKSLEQSISFVPGQICDPLKETSSWLRLSYSYANEEQISEGIRKFIHLVRSTQ from the coding sequence ATGAATGGAGATTACTTATTTAAACAAGTATACGATTATGCATTACACCGAATCGAACTCAATGAATGGAAAGAGAATGAAAAGCTCCCTTCCATTAGAAATTTAGCCGCTGAGATGAAGGTTCATCGCTTGACCGTATTAAAGGCCTACCAGCTTCTTAAACAGGAAAATAGAGTTTATGTCAAGGATAAATCCGGCTATTATGTCCAAGCACGTAAAATTAATAATTTAGAAAGCCTAGAAAATCCGATCGTTGCTGCATATGTGCAAAAAAATCATTTATCGGAAATCCATCAGGTACCTGTTTCCTACCAATTTTCTCAGGCATTAATTGACCCAAATCTTTTGCCAAATCGCTTCATATCGGACTATGTAAAAAAAGTTTTTGATCTCTATCCAAAGGTTCTCTCCACCTACTCCACCGTTCAAGGCGATCATGAACTGCGTCAATCACTTTCTGACTATTTTAATCAGCATTATAAAACCATCACACATCCAGATCAGCTATTAATTACGGCCGGCTCCCAGCAAGCTATTCATCTTATTGCCCAAGCATTTGTTAAATCAAGAGACACTATCCTTTTGGAGCGGCCGAGCTATAGTTCTGCCATTGATATCTTTCGAGCACAAGGAGCCAATATTGTAACTGTCGATATCCATCCTTATGGATATGATTTAGAGCAGATTGAATTCATCATGAAAAAACACAAACCTCGTCTGTTTTATCTGAATCCAACCTTCCATAATCCAACCGGATACACAGTCCCAGCTGCTCAAAGAAAGCAGCTGGTCCAGTTAGCCGAGCACTACCGCTGTCTGCTAATAGAAGACGATGCTTACTACGACATCTTTTTCGAACAGGAGCCACCCCCGCCTATGTACACCTATGATACTTCCGGCATGGTGATTTATATCAAAAGCTTTTGCAAATATGTATCACCAGGGTTGCGAACCGCTGTTATGATGAACGGTCAGTCTTCTGTGATGAAATCACTGCTTGCAGTAAAATCATTGGCCGACAATGGGTCACCGCTTTTAAATCAAAAGATTTTCCTGCATTACTTTTCATCTCCTAGACTGCTGCAACATGTTGAGAAACTAAGAATTGCGCTGCAAATACGAAAGGAAATCATGGAGGAAGAACTATCCGTAACAGATTGGCAATGGACCAGCCCAAATGGTGGCTTGAATTTATGGGTACAGCTCCCAGGCCGCCTGTCAACAGAAGACTTATTAGTCAAGAGTCTGGAACAATCAATCTCCTTTGTTCCCGGCCAAATATGTGACCCCTTAAAGGAGACATCCTCATGGCTTCGGTTAAGCTATTCCTATGCCAATGAAGAACAAATCTCTGAAGGAATTAGGAAGTTTATTCATTTAGTACGCTCTACCCAATAA
- a CDS encoding DMT family transporter, whose amino-acid sequence MVLIAYSFMCLIFSTTFLAIKIGIDAGVPPFFSAGLRFFLAGLILFAIMMVKRKTTLRLFFRKEMLLTGIGLTFGTFSTLYWAEQFVPSGTAAVLSATGPMMILLIQTFILKTKANLSSFIGCLVGILGVFLLILPNFTFLVNSLMLGGCLLIMAGEVFYASGTIYSKNVIKQFDKISPIALNAVQMMHGGILLMILSLMTEKFQVSALVSPAAIESSLYLIVVGSMGGHSLYYWLVSKTNPIFPSTWLFVSPILAMVLGVVFYHETLSWMSGIGALTIILGTIIISLPKLRSFPHSPVKVLSADEEERCRTLPS is encoded by the coding sequence ATGGTATTGATTGCTTATTCATTTATGTGTCTGATTTTTAGTACGACCTTTCTTGCAATAAAAATAGGGATTGATGCAGGCGTGCCGCCTTTTTTCTCAGCGGGCCTTCGCTTTTTTTTAGCAGGTTTGATACTTTTTGCCATTATGATGGTAAAAAGAAAGACTACACTAAGGTTGTTTTTTCGAAAGGAGATGTTATTGACGGGGATTGGGCTGACTTTTGGTACTTTTTCCACTTTATATTGGGCAGAGCAGTTTGTCCCATCAGGAACCGCAGCCGTCCTATCAGCTACCGGCCCGATGATGATCCTGCTGATTCAAACTTTTATTTTAAAAACAAAAGCAAATTTGAGCTCCTTTATTGGATGTTTAGTCGGAATACTGGGGGTCTTTCTACTTATTTTACCGAACTTTACTTTTCTTGTTAATTCCTTGATGCTGGGTGGCTGTCTCTTAATTATGGCAGGCGAAGTGTTTTATGCATCAGGAACGATTTATTCAAAAAATGTAATCAAACAGTTTGATAAAATTTCCCCGATTGCTTTGAATGCCGTGCAAATGATGCATGGCGGGATTCTGTTAATGATATTGTCTCTTATGACAGAGAAATTCCAAGTTTCTGCATTAGTGAGTCCGGCAGCAATCGAATCGTCCCTTTATTTGATAGTAGTTGGATCAATGGGCGGGCACAGTCTCTATTACTGGCTTGTCTCCAAGACAAATCCAATTTTCCCGTCAACCTGGCTTTTTGTTTCCCCGATTCTAGCTATGGTGCTGGGAGTCGTTTTTTATCATGAAACTCTTTCATGGATGTCTGGTATTGGTGCATTGACGATTATCCTTGGGACCATAATCATTTCTCTGCCAAAGTTGAGGTCTTTTCCGCACTCCCCAGTTAAAGTTTTAAGTGCAGATGAAGAAGAACGGTGCCGGACACTTCCCAGCTGA
- a CDS encoding MerR family transcriptional regulator, with the protein MYTIGEVAQLVGVSTHTLRYYEKENIILPDRNENGERKYTESHLQWLKFVLKLKETQMPITKIKEYAYLYTEGEHTAINRLKLLEDHKSSIENKLKTLKETNKMLEHKITSYKEMILKRNEVNTKA; encoded by the coding sequence ATGTATACTATTGGCGAAGTGGCGCAACTAGTAGGAGTTAGCACACATACATTACGTTACTATGAAAAAGAGAATATCATTCTTCCAGATCGGAATGAAAATGGGGAAAGAAAATATACTGAATCACATCTTCAATGGCTAAAATTTGTTTTAAAATTAAAAGAGACGCAAATGCCGATCACAAAAATCAAAGAGTATGCCTACTTGTATACTGAAGGAGAACATACAGCCATTAATCGATTAAAACTATTAGAAGATCATAAAAGTTCCATCGAAAACAAGTTAAAAACACTGAAAGAAACGAATAAAATGTTAGAACATAAAATTACTTCATATAAAGAAATGATTTTGAAAAGAAATGAAGTAAATACAAAAGCATAA
- a CDS encoding cytochrome d ubiquinol oxidase subunit II: MDVYLAITVLWGFVFIYSIMATMDFGAGFWSMIYINRTKTKATNIANRYLSPTWEVTNTFIVALVVAIYSLFPKAAFTLGTVLLIPGSMILLLLAIRSAFLVFSHIAEEYKKPLTYVSGICGILIPGLLISVLPITQGNFVDFSNGGQELNFAGLFSSMNEYAFFAFAITSTLFLSSLLLADYSKASNEKEAYDTYRRDALIMGPLSLITALLIMITLKSEAGWLYDKMIQNLPFLFLSLLLFLVGGIGLILPSFKPEYRGMPRVSVIAVTLQYMTASYVYGRAHLPYIIYPKVTIHSAFTDPNSFRAVFITYIVGFAILFPGFVWFWSLFMNDKRYLKIKKPKADIK; the protein is encoded by the coding sequence ATGGATGTTTACCTTGCCATAACGGTATTATGGGGATTTGTGTTTATCTATTCCATCATGGCAACAATGGACTTTGGCGCCGGATTTTGGTCGATGATCTACATCAATCGCACAAAAACAAAAGCTACCAATATTGCGAACCGCTATCTTTCCCCAACGTGGGAAGTAACAAATACCTTTATCGTTGCCTTGGTGGTCGCGATTTATAGCTTATTTCCGAAGGCTGCATTTACACTTGGCACCGTTTTGTTGATCCCAGGAAGCATGATCCTTCTTCTTCTGGCAATCAGAAGTGCGTTCCTGGTTTTTTCTCATATTGCCGAAGAGTATAAAAAACCGCTGACGTATGTTTCGGGGATATGCGGAATTTTAATTCCGGGCTTATTGATAAGTGTTCTGCCAATCACCCAAGGGAATTTTGTTGATTTCTCTAATGGAGGCCAAGAATTAAATTTTGCCGGTCTATTTTCAAGCATGAATGAATATGCCTTTTTTGCGTTTGCCATAACCAGTACACTGTTTCTTTCATCGCTGTTATTGGCAGATTACTCCAAGGCTTCTAATGAAAAGGAGGCCTATGATACATATCGTCGCGATGCTCTGATTATGGGGCCGCTATCTCTTATAACCGCGCTTCTCATTATGATTACGTTAAAAAGCGAAGCCGGCTGGCTCTATGATAAAATGATTCAAAATCTACCTTTTTTGTTTTTATCATTACTTCTTTTTCTAGTCGGGGGTATTGGTTTAATCCTGCCCTCCTTTAAACCGGAGTATCGAGGGATGCCGCGTGTTTCTGTTATTGCCGTTACGCTGCAATATATGACAGCAAGCTATGTTTATGGACGCGCTCATTTACCATACATCATTTATCCTAAGGTAACGATTCATTCCGCTTTTACGGATCCGAACTCTTTTCGGGCCGTATTCATCACGTACATTGTCGGGTTCGCAATATTGTTCCCAGGCTTCGTCTGGTTTTGGAGCTTGTTTATGAATGACAAGCGCTATTTAAAGATAAAAAAGCCTAAAGCGGATATAAAATAA
- a CDS encoding SDR family NAD(P)-dependent oxidoreductase, translating into MKKVIVLGATGGTGTAIVEELINREIQTIAFGRSISKLNKLKKQLGNSKFLTLQVGNAFDDESIFEASKNVDVIFQCVAVPYEEMEKSQITLGKAVMTAADKLGKKIVFVDGIYPYGKATKKFVDEEHSKIPHTKKGKIKLELENLILSDQWKNANPLIVRLPDYYGPSSNLNSYLGMTILNISKGKISTYIGSLNTPREYIYLPDAAKMIVELANNSMAYRQNWNIPGNVITGKNLVQLAQGSVGIKKPVIPLLKTTIKMMGWFSPIMREMVEMSYLTETPIFLDGSKYKQQIGPIIQTPFEVGIPRTIQALSNS; encoded by the coding sequence ATGAAGAAAGTTATTGTATTAGGTGCAACCGGTGGTACTGGTACGGCTATTGTAGAAGAATTAATAAACAGAGAGATTCAAACCATTGCTTTTGGACGCTCCATATCTAAACTAAATAAATTAAAAAAGCAACTCGGTAATAGTAAGTTTTTAACCCTGCAAGTTGGAAATGCATTTGATGATGAAAGTATTTTTGAAGCTTCAAAGAACGTTGATGTTATTTTTCAATGTGTTGCTGTTCCCTATGAAGAAATGGAAAAATCACAAATTACTCTAGGTAAAGCTGTAATGACTGCAGCAGATAAACTTGGGAAAAAAATAGTATTTGTAGATGGGATCTACCCTTATGGCAAAGCTACTAAAAAATTTGTAGATGAAGAACATTCTAAAATACCTCATACAAAAAAAGGAAAAATAAAACTTGAATTGGAAAATTTGATTTTAAGCGATCAGTGGAAAAATGCAAATCCACTAATTGTTAGGTTGCCAGATTATTATGGGCCTTCATCTAATCTCAATTCTTATTTGGGTATGACAATCTTAAACATATCAAAAGGAAAAATTTCAACATATATAGGATCTTTAAATACTCCAAGGGAATATATATATTTACCAGATGCAGCTAAAATGATTGTTGAACTTGCAAACAACTCTATGGCATATAGACAAAATTGGAATATTCCTGGAAATGTAATTACAGGTAAAAACCTTGTCCAATTAGCACAAGGTTCCGTAGGAATTAAAAAACCAGTAATTCCTCTCCTAAAGACAACTATTAAAATGATGGGCTGGTTCAGTCCTATCATGCGTGAAATGGTTGAGATGTCTTATTTAACTGAAACACCTATATTTTTAGACGGAAGTAAATATAAACAGCAAATTGGCCCCATAATTCAAACACCTTTTGAAGTCGGTATTCCTCGTACTATCCAGGCATTAAGTAATAGTTAG
- a CDS encoding cell wall hydrolase — translation MPRVSYRSSDVDLMARMMRAEAEGEGNQGMLNVGNVIVNRIVANCLDFKGLRTVNQVIFQVQGGNFSFEAVQKGNVFYQRSRTSERRLAKQNLDYWRDFPAKFALWYFNPHAPCPPTWYGQPQSGQFKQHCFYNPKPGTCDSVFSG, via the coding sequence ATGCCAAGAGTAAGTTACCGAAGTTCAGACGTTGACTTAATGGCAAGGATGATGAGAGCAGAAGCCGAAGGCGAAGGAAATCAGGGAATGTTAAATGTTGGAAATGTCATTGTGAATCGTATTGTTGCAAATTGTTTAGACTTTAAAGGATTACGAACAGTTAACCAAGTTATTTTTCAAGTACAAGGAGGAAACTTTTCCTTTGAAGCAGTACAAAAAGGGAATGTATTCTATCAAAGATCAAGAACGTCTGAAAGAAGATTAGCCAAACAGAATTTGGATTATTGGAGGGACTTCCCAGCGAAATTTGCTCTTTGGTATTTTAATCCACACGCTCCATGCCCTCCAACATGGTACGGTCAACCCCAATCTGGTCAATTTAAACAACATTGTTTTTATAATCCAAAACCTGGAACATGTGATAGTGTATTTAGCGGTTAA
- a CDS encoding TetR/AcrR family transcriptional regulator, translating into MAKKQQGTINRRDEIISAAIEVFAQEGYYRTSTAKVAEKANISQPYIFKFFSSKELLLEAALKVSWNRIQTSFLQVIESASPRNLEENLIAAYTEIMKNNENEILLQMQAQTIREENIIKVMQEELMKVHSIVLNAFKTSGITNPSERTLLFLARGMLCNISLSLQLPQLMKTDD; encoded by the coding sequence TTGGCAAAAAAACAGCAAGGTACAATAAACCGTCGTGATGAAATTATCTCAGCAGCTATTGAAGTGTTCGCTCAAGAAGGTTATTACCGTACAAGTACAGCGAAGGTTGCCGAAAAGGCAAACATTTCCCAACCGTATATTTTTAAGTTTTTTTCCTCTAAGGAACTTTTACTTGAGGCAGCATTAAAAGTTTCTTGGAACAGAATTCAGACGTCCTTTTTACAAGTTATCGAATCAGCTTCACCTAGAAATCTTGAAGAGAATCTGATTGCAGCTTACACAGAGATCATGAAGAATAATGAAAACGAAATTTTGCTACAAATGCAGGCGCAAACAATAAGGGAAGAAAATATTATAAAAGTTATGCAGGAAGAGCTAATGAAGGTTCATTCTATTGTGTTAAATGCCTTTAAAACTTCAGGGATAACTAACCCCTCCGAAAGAACACTATTGTTTTTAGCAAGGGGTATGTTATGTAACATTTCTTTATCGCTTCAACTTCCACAATTGATGAAAACAGACGATTAA
- a CDS encoding LTA synthase family protein produces the protein MEKIGLLKKIKNSHLTFFAIAVFLFWIKTYVAYQNVFKLGISDNLQKFLLAINPISSALLFLGLAFLSKKHTKKIMIIINFILSFLLYANIVYYRFFSDFITVPVLMQAKSNAGDLGSSAANLMSFTDVFYFSDTIILIILALTIFKKVVSPKRSGFKMIFLFAVTVFLFNLGLAEKDRPQLLSRSFDRNYLVKYLGAYNFTIFDIIQNIEATSQRAMASSSDITNIENYRNSTYTPPNPVYFGKAKGMNVIYVSMESFQNFMIDYRMPNGQLVTPFLDSLAHDGNTFYFDHFYHQTGQGKTSDAEFLMENSLYPLSSGAVFINKDQNTYQAAPAILDQKGYTTAVFHGNYKTFWNRNSMYKQLGYDQFFDASYFDMTKPGNVKNYGMKDIPFFQESVPMLEQVKQPFYTKFITLSNHFPFEMDPGDTNFPAGNTGDQIVDDYFQSAHYMDEALKQFFDQLKKDGLYDKSIIILYGDHYGLSSAHYTAMAKVLGVPKITPVMDAKLQQTPLFIHVPGVKGGVQHQIGGEVDVRPTLLHLLGIDTKNYIEFGSDLLSPQHRDWALFRNGDFVSNKVIQVSGKCYDSNTGNLMTDQSSCKPINNQVINELDMSDKVVNQDLLRFYTPPGFKPVNPNDYQYLGPKGKNQKQVQTTKVPTGE, from the coding sequence ATGGAAAAGATTGGACTATTAAAGAAAATTAAAAATAGTCATTTAACATTTTTTGCCATTGCTGTTTTTTTGTTTTGGATCAAAACGTATGTAGCATATCAAAACGTATTTAAATTGGGAATTAGTGATAATCTGCAGAAGTTTTTATTGGCCATTAACCCAATAAGTTCTGCATTGCTATTTTTGGGATTGGCTTTTCTTTCTAAAAAACATACTAAAAAAATAATGATCATCATTAATTTCATTTTGTCGTTCCTTTTGTACGCAAACATTGTTTATTATCGGTTTTTTAGTGATTTCATAACGGTTCCTGTGCTCATGCAAGCAAAATCAAATGCGGGAGATTTAGGGAGCAGTGCTGCCAATTTAATGTCATTTACTGACGTTTTTTATTTTTCGGATACGATCATCTTAATTATTCTTGCGCTGACTATATTCAAAAAAGTTGTTTCTCCAAAAAGATCCGGTTTTAAAATGATATTTTTGTTTGCCGTCACTGTTTTTCTTTTTAATCTTGGATTAGCAGAAAAAGATCGGCCACAATTATTATCACGTTCTTTTGATAGAAACTACTTAGTGAAGTACTTGGGGGCATATAACTTTACGATTTTTGATATCATTCAAAATATCGAGGCAACTAGTCAAAGGGCTATGGCCAGCAGCAGTGATATTACGAATATAGAAAATTATAGGAATTCAACTTATACTCCTCCAAATCCGGTGTACTTTGGAAAAGCAAAAGGGATGAATGTCATCTATGTTTCAATGGAATCATTCCAAAACTTTATGATTGATTATCGGATGCCAAATGGACAATTAGTTACACCATTTTTGGATTCACTAGCACATGATGGAAACACCTTCTACTTTGATCATTTTTATCATCAAACGGGACAGGGGAAAACATCAGACGCTGAGTTCCTAATGGAAAACTCTTTATATCCATTATCGTCTGGTGCAGTGTTTATTAATAAGGATCAAAATACGTACCAGGCAGCTCCAGCGATTTTGGATCAAAAAGGATATACGACAGCCGTATTCCATGGTAACTACAAGACATTCTGGAATCGTAACTCCATGTATAAACAATTGGGTTATGACCAATTTTTTGATGCGTCCTATTTTGATATGACAAAACCGGGAAATGTTAAAAACTATGGGATGAAAGATATTCCATTCTTCCAGGAATCAGTACCAATGTTGGAGCAAGTGAAACAGCCATTCTATACGAAATTTATTACGTTATCGAATCACTTTCCGTTCGAAATGGATCCGGGTGATACGAATTTCCCAGCAGGAAATACTGGTGACCAGATTGTAGATGATTATTTCCAATCAGCACATTATATGGATGAAGCCCTTAAACAATTCTTCGATCAATTGAAGAAAGACGGTCTTTATGATAAATCGATTATCATTCTTTATGGAGACCATTACGGCTTATCCAGCGCCCATTATACTGCCATGGCCAAAGTATTGGGTGTGCCTAAAATTACACCAGTGATGGATGCGAAATTGCAACAGACTCCGTTATTTATTCACGTACCAGGTGTAAAAGGCGGAGTGCAGCACCAAATTGGCGGAGAAGTCGATGTTCGTCCGACACTTCTTCATTTATTGGGAATCGATACTAAGAACTATATTGAATTTGGTTCGGATTTGTTATCACCTCAGCACCGGGATTGGGCATTATTTAGAAATGGAGATTTTGTATCAAACAAAGTCATTCAAGTAAGCGGCAAATGCTACGATTCTAATACAGGAAACTTAATGACGGATCAAAGTTCATGTAAACCGATTAACAATCAAGTGATAAATGAACTGGATATGTCTGACAAAGTGGTAAATCAAGACTTATTGCGGTTCTACACTCCACCAGGATTTAAACCTGTTAACCCAAATGATTATCAATATTTGGGCCCTAAAGGGAAAAATCAGAAACAAGTTCAAACAACTAAAGTACCAACAGGTGAATAA
- a CDS encoding VOC family protein produces the protein MAQNKLLRMDNVGIVVESLDDAISFFEEIGLTLEGRATVEGEWAGRVTGLGSQCVEIAMMVTPDGHSRLELSRFLTPPTISDHRAAPVNALGYLRVMFTVEYIDEMVSRLTKYGAQLVGEVVQYEDSYRLCYIRGTEGILIGLAEQLGNK, from the coding sequence ATGGCACAAAACAAATTACTAAGAATGGACAATGTCGGCATCGTTGTAGAATCCCTTGATGACGCAATCTCTTTCTTCGAGGAGATTGGCTTGACCCTCGAAGGGCGAGCTACTGTAGAAGGTGAATGGGCTGGTCGCGTAACGGGATTGGGTTCTCAGTGCGTAGAGATTGCTATGATGGTTACCCCAGATGGCCACAGCCGACTTGAACTTTCGCGATTTCTCACCCCACCTACTATTTCAGATCACCGGGCTGCTCCTGTAAACGCCCTCGGTTATCTACGCGTCATGTTCACGGTTGAATACATTGACGAAATGGTATCCAGACTCACTAAGTATGGTGCTCAGCTCGTTGGCGAAGTGGTGCAGTACGAGGACTCGTATCGGCTCTGCTACATTCGAGGGACCGAAGGAATTCTAATCGGTTTGGCGGAACAACTCGGTAACAAATAA
- a CDS encoding cytochrome ubiquinol oxidase subunit I: MDHLVIARSLFGTTMAFHIIFATIGVGLPMMILTAELLYQKTNDKDYAIMAKRWTKAFAIILGVSIPTGTIAGLQITLLWPGFMKVIGTVMSLPFQIEIYAFFLEALFMSIYVYAADRISPWMRNVSLFFVALGGLASAVLITNVHAFEGTPAGFDIKNGKIVNVDPWAAFFNPSFGINALHVAVSAYIVGGFIVAMVAAFKMLKSEYGTRVYKFHQKALMVSLIVGGLFSLFTALSGHETAQSLYHYQPEKLAGAEGLFKTQAYAPLTIGGYTDAKTESVKWGIEVPWGLSFLAGNRFDTVVKGLNDFPQKYWPPLFIHTLFNAMVGIGMLLLLIAVVGFIWNKILKKERFPKWLLWTYVACGPLSILGIEFGWIFACTGRQPWTIYRKLSTADSVTTAGNLGTLFILFVLVYIVLAVSAILVLLYYFKRNTVLEDINRAERNNVSLT; this comes from the coding sequence TTGGACCATTTAGTTATTGCACGGTCCCTGTTCGGAACAACAATGGCATTCCATATCATTTTTGCAACAATTGGAGTTGGTTTGCCAATGATGATCCTGACGGCCGAATTACTTTATCAAAAAACTAACGATAAGGATTATGCCATTATGGCAAAAAGGTGGACAAAGGCATTTGCGATTATATTGGGAGTCAGTATTCCTACCGGGACCATTGCCGGTTTGCAAATTACTTTATTATGGCCTGGATTTATGAAGGTAATCGGGACTGTTATGAGCTTGCCATTCCAGATTGAAATCTATGCCTTTTTTTTAGAGGCATTGTTTATGTCCATTTATGTTTATGCTGCAGACAGAATCTCTCCGTGGATGAGAAATGTGAGTCTTTTTTTCGTGGCATTGGGCGGATTGGCATCCGCAGTTTTAATCACAAATGTTCATGCCTTTGAGGGAACTCCGGCCGGATTTGATATTAAGAATGGGAAAATTGTCAACGTCGATCCATGGGCTGCGTTTTTCAATCCGAGCTTTGGCATTAACGCCTTACATGTCGCTGTTTCAGCCTATATTGTCGGCGGGTTCATTGTAGCAATGGTAGCGGCCTTTAAAATGCTAAAAAGCGAATACGGAACAAGAGTCTATAAGTTCCATCAAAAAGCGCTCATGGTCAGTCTCATTGTTGGAGGGCTTTTCTCCTTATTTACCGCATTAAGCGGACATGAAACTGCTCAATCGCTCTATCATTATCAGCCTGAAAAATTAGCTGGAGCAGAAGGGCTGTTTAAGACCCAGGCATATGCACCGCTGACGATTGGCGGCTATACGGACGCAAAAACGGAATCGGTAAAATGGGGAATTGAAGTGCCATGGGGGCTCAGTTTTCTTGCGGGAAATCGGTTTGATACGGTTGTGAAAGGACTGAATGATTTTCCGCAAAAATATTGGCCTCCCTTATTCATCCATACCCTGTTTAATGCAATGGTAGGGATTGGTATGTTATTACTGTTAATTGCAGTGGTCGGATTTATTTGGAACAAAATATTAAAAAAGGAACGCTTCCCGAAATGGCTGCTGTGGACCTACGTTGCCTGCGGCCCGCTTTCCATTTTAGGCATCGAATTCGGTTGGATTTTTGCATGCACCGGCAGGCAACCCTGGACAATTTATCGGAAGCTGTCAACGGCTGACTCTGTAACAACAGCAGGAAATCTTGGAACTCTGTTTATTTTGTTTGTTTTGGTCTATATTGTTTTAGCTGTCTCTGCTATCTTGGTTCTTTTATATTATTTTAAAAGGAATACGGTCCTTGAAGATATCAATCGTGCGGAGCGGAACAATGTTTCACTTACCTAA
- a CDS encoding SDR family NAD(P)-dependent oxidoreductase, which yields MKKYTVITGASSGIGYETALAFAGRGKNLVIVARRTEELEKLKTEIMKVNAELDVVIKTVDLSNTKNAYTLYEDLKGYEIETWINNAGFGNFASIGDQNLTKIETMLNLNIEALTILTSLYVRDYSSVEGTQLINVSSGGGYTIIGNAITYCASKFYVSAFTEGLAHELKEIGASMQAKVLAPAATETEFAKVSNDLDENVKFEGLLPKYHTAKEMAGFMLDLYDSQKVVGIVDGLTYEFQLKDPIYPYAVRMRS from the coding sequence ATGAAAAAATATACAGTTATTACAGGTGCAAGTTCTGGTATTGGTTATGAAACAGCTCTTGCTTTTGCAGGTCGCGGTAAAAATCTAGTCATTGTGGCACGTAGAACTGAGGAGCTTGAAAAACTAAAAACAGAGATCATGAAAGTAAATGCAGAATTAGATGTCGTTATTAAAACAGTTGATTTATCAAATACGAAAAATGCTTATACATTATATGAAGATTTAAAGGGATATGAAATCGAAACATGGATTAATAACGCAGGATTTGGTAATTTTGCATCAATTGGCGATCAAAATTTAACTAAAATTGAGACAATGCTTAATTTAAATATCGAGGCTTTAACTATTTTAACTTCTCTTTATGTGCGTGACTATTCTTCAGTTGAAGGAACACAATTAATTAACGTTTCATCAGGTGGGGGTTATACGATTATTGGAAATGCAATCACATACTGTGCTTCTAAATTCTACGTAAGTGCCTTTACTGAAGGGCTTGCACATGAATTAAAAGAAATAGGAGCAAGCATGCAAGCAAAAGTATTAGCTCCTGCTGCAACAGAAACTGAATTTGCAAAAGTATCGAATGATTTAGACGAAAATGTTAAGTTTGAAGGACTTCTTCCCAAATACCATACAGCCAAAGAAATGGCTGGATTTATGCTTGATCTTTATGATAGCCAAAAAGTAGTTGGAATTGTAGATGGTCTTACTTATGAATTTCAATTAAAAGATCCAATTTATCCTTATGCAGTAAGAATGAGAAGCTAA